GAAAGCGAGCACATGGATTCTGAGCCGCTGAGGACAAGAAGCCAAAACACGCACAGTTTAATTAACCTATATCCAAATAAACGTTGAACACTGTTTCTTTTCTGAAGACATGTTTCAACAAGTACGCAGCCTGTACATCTGTTGAAACTGCAGGAATATAACAGAACTGGAGGTAAAATAAGTCACTCTTCTAGttgagcagctaaagtgaagattttggctgaAAGAAAGATGTAAGTAACATCTTTCCAAATTAATCTGGAGACTTGATGAtctgtatgaagccatttcatgttcattttggaataattttttttcccgttttgAAAACTTCAAGCTGTTTAGGAGAGTGCtgcaatgttgttttgctgcaaggctccagaagtgttttgtctACCATTAGAGTTCATCCAACTTTCCATCGGTATGAGGGGTGAGTAGATACTGACTGTATTTTTACTGTCCTTTTACTGTCCTATTTACACTTAAgcatctaaataaataaacaaacatgatcaAAATAATCCTTAAAGACAGTGACATGAAGATGGGTCAGCCTTACATCTTGTTTTGTGGTCGATGTACTCCAGAATGATCCTCACCACCTGCACCAGGGTCAGGATCAAAGAACCAAAAGCCAGGGAGCCCACATGGTACCTGAAACAGCCATGACTCACTGATCATTCGTGTATCTAAAACTATTTAACATGAAGTGAATCCCAAAGCTTTAATCATGTGGAGAAACGTCCTTAGAGGCTACAGTTTATATGATTTAGCAGCTGAGGTCTGCTTCCTCAAAACTGTCATGTGTAGATCTACAGTGCCCTCTAGAAGCCAAAGATGGAACTGCAGTCAGCCAGTGTGGCCTGTGATTTGCTCCATTCTGGATTCAGATGACACAGTTTGTCTGAACTACTCTCAACTTGTCGCTAAAAAAGTGGGACGTATACAGTAATCATGCAGCTAGAAGTATCCATATAGTGGCATCTGTAGTGAATGTAGGCCTTCGGTATTTTGGATGCTTTTAACAGGGATCAACACATTTATCATTGCAGGTAGTTGACAGATGTGACGGCAGCTCATTAACCTACCTGAGTGTGCGTATGAAGCTCGCAGACAGTGGGAACATGGGAATGTCTCCTGGTTTGGAGAAGGCCCAGTAGTAAGAGGCGAAGGCCCCCGCCAGCGTACACTGGCCCAAGGCGATGACGAAGTTGACACACCAGAGAAAAGCCACGGCGTTGTAGATCTGCAGATTGAAGATGTTCCGCTGGAAGAGACCTTCGTCGTTGTATTTGATGAAGATGCAGCTGGCTGATGGGCAGTCAGGGTAAGCTGATGAGGTGAAGTTCTGAGAGGAGGACGAATGATTGAAAGTGTAAAGGGAGATACATTTTTATACCATAGCCAGATCCCTTCTATTGGCTACTGTGCTAAAATATGAGAGTTTTACCTGAGGGTTACAATTCTCAGTGCCGTTGATACTCTGACACCTGCTCGTACTGGAGTTGAGAGCCACGACTCTGTAGATCGGATTTCCTGAAGTGGCCAAATATCTGCACGCATCTGTTTAAGAGAAGAACCGCCACTCTGGACTGTACAAGCGATTGTAAACTGTGTCACCTCAGACACTAAACAGTCTCAATCTACAGTCTGCAtgcaaacatatacacacatcaaacaaaagGATACAAAGCAGTGGCACCCCAGTAagcaacacacaccaacaggaGGGCAAAGGTGACCAGAGGGTACAGCAGAGCGGACATCATGTGACTGATTGCCCTGTGAGaataagaacacacacatcatgagGTTATGTCAAATCATCACTAGAAGTTCTTAATAAAGTAAAGTAAtctaataaacctttaattAAAGTTTTTGAGAACAATAAGAACATTGAGGTTCGTAAGGGGTAATAATCTGACATCATGACTCACTTGCTGGACTCCTGGATGAGGGCGATGGCTATGAGGATTCTGGTCCGCAGGAAGATGACAGTCAGGAGAATGATCGCCTCGGCCACAGATACGATTATTACTGAGGGGAAAGGAGAGGTGAAGTATGAAAAGATGTATCCCTTACATGCcatcatctcacacacacacaaacctggatcacagcacacacgcactcttcccataaacaaacacacactactcCATACTCAACTCTTAGTCTTTAGGCCTGTCTGTGGATATCAGCATTATTATTCTACCTCATTTATCTTTCTATATTTTATTGGtttacaaatacacaaatattaTAAATTAATATAGAAATGCTTGATCTGGGAACTCTACAGTGCAGTATTAGTCTATAAtaacaagagaaagagaaaaatataacaaaaacatacaacaaaacaatataacaacTGAAAGGATGTACACAAAAAGGAATTCAATAAACGTAGAATGAGTCAATGTTTACAAAGATAATACATAAAGATAACATtggagagattaaaaaaacaaacctttaaaaactttCTAAACTCGTGCAggtaatacatttaaaaaatgaaatggcaaaGCATTTCACATCATTAAAACCCTGAGATGTTTGATAAATAGGAAGCCTGAGTTTATAGTTATTTTGAGTAGAGTAATGACGACATTGGTGAAAGTAGGAATGTTGTCCATAAAGAATGTTGccttctttcctctgttttctaaGTAAAATGTGTGCAATCAAATTAATTAgatatttgtttaaaagaatGAAGAACAGCATCTGTGACCTAAGCATAACCTTACAATTAaactaaaaaagataaatattgatTATGAGCTACATTAACAGCTGCAGTGAGCACCAACCCTTAAATCTAGGTCATCTTTTATCAGACTCATTTTACAACATCATGAATAAACTGGTGTTGTAAACATCACGTGTGACTCGTGTGTATACCAACAGTGCTTTTATTGCATTAATATTTGGATACGGATGTATTTATGTCTATTTCATACCCctcatttcctctgtgctgttttttcctcagtAAAAGCTGCTTCATAGAAACATTGCCAGGTCTGACTTAATCTGACCTGATTAGGTTACTGATGTGCACACAACTGCTCCTGTGAAATGCTAATAAGCCAACAGGCGGAAAGATAAAAAGGTATCTCCACACTGAGAAGAAGAGCGTGAGGGAGGTTCATAGAAGATGAGAAGCATCGTAATCAGACTCACAGAAGGCCAGCCAGGTCTCTTGGACTTGCAGGTAAACCTGGAAGTTGGTGGTGAAACCAATTTCAGATATGGTGGCCGAGTTTTGCCTGTGGTTTTCGTACTCCCAGTAGCAGTGCCAAATCCCTGCAAGAGACACAACAACTCAGAGGCTACTAGGAACATATCATATTGTAACATATAAATTGCCTTTGTAGTCTTTGATTTTGTTCAGGACCAATACATGCAAATATAACTTTTATTCTGTGCCAGTTTCCACAGCACAGGTATAGAACTGGTTTGTAGTGTTGTGCAATTTGGCTGCAGGACAGCACTGCATTCAAGACCTATCCTCTATAAGTGATGTTATTTATCCAGTGTATATAATTGCACCTCCAGACATTCTGTTTCACAAGAAATTTCCACACCGTTTGCCTTAAAGACTACACAAGGTGAGTGTTTACCGTATGCCCCAGCGCCTAGGAGCCCGATGATGAGCACCCACACCATGACTGGAGCCGTGAATCTCAGCAGCAACAGGAACAGCATACTGACCACCATGGCTATTAGCAGACCactgagaggggagagaggataaaacagatgtgaagaaaacaaaaaaggagagtgaatgATACTTACTTAgatattaaagataaaatgttcaagtactgtaaaataattaataataaagtaattGAGCATAATTTTACTGCAAACTACATGCATGGTGACATTTTCAACAACTGTTTAAATTCTGAAAAGTGGGATGTGTAGTAGTAAAGATGTACGTTCGCATGTTGGGACAGAAACAAGTAGTTTCTATATGCCAACAGGtggcagtatgtgtgtgagtgtgtggtgcAGTTAGGTGAATCAACTCACACGAGGATCCATGGCCATGACGACGCAAAATCCTCAAAGATTCGGACTCCAATCTCTCTGGCATTGAAGCCATTCACAACATCACTGATGAGGACAAAAGCAGGGACAGGTGTTATTTCCCCTTTCAAACAGTTAAGTAAGAGGCAAAAGGGCAGAGATCAACAAATacagtgaacacacagacaaaagctAATATGTTTatacagcaaacaaacagagataacagtttcattgtgtttaGGTAACGTCGTCTGGAACCTACTAAAAGGTGTTGAGGTAAAGAGGATGTAGATGTAAAGAAAAGGGGAGTCAGTTACCTCTTTCAACTTGTGGAGCAAACGCAAACTACTATAGTTTCTACTGGTGAGACACAAATGAAGCCATACAGCCTAAAAAGATGAAGATAACCCCGGACCCACAGGCAGATCTACAGTTTGTAAGAAAACTACATAAGTCTACAAGTCACACCATGTCTAAGCTGCTGTTGTGTATAACTGGGGTGCACACAACAAGAGCGACTACAAGCAGCTGCCACGCTATGCATcaatacacacactcacgaaGCCACCGACCTTGTgctggtgatgaggaggagacagaaacatggttgttaaactgtgtgtgtgtgtcttacgtGTGCAGTCATCTGTGATTTAAGAGCACAGCCGATTTGTTTATAATCAGCACATGATGATGGTAGAAATCCACTGTATCTTACCCAGTGCCATTCTTGATTATGCTGGCTGTGTCGTTGATTGAGGAGGGTAGGCCTGGAACTTCGGCAAAGTAGCCTGGGATCTTCCCCAGATCTGCAATATTGGGCAGACATCTCCCAAGAACtagaagaggagaaaataaatcaaatcagcttgaaatggattttattttaatacattacacgagatctcttttttttgcatcacaaccCATCATCCtttttaataattacaataatcaCCTGCTTCTTATGGCCGATACGACAACAatttcaaatatttgtattttaaaaatatgacaaatacaacaaatgtATAATTCATAGCTCTAATAAGATTTATTGTGGTAATCTCAAAgactttttccctcctctccgaACACTTGGGGAAAACGTATTGCAAGTTGCAATTGTGTTGTCTTCTTCACCTTGAAAAACAACGGCCACTTCAGCGCAGACAAATTTGGCTCTCATCTACATCGCATGGCGTGAGTAAATGCTGCAATTAATAATTCGGCTAAAGCAATTTGGCTTTGTATTATCGGTTCTATTCATCGGCTATAATGTCATTATGTGCCAATAATCGATAAGGTAAATTTTCCATTATCGGGCAGATAATTTATCTGTCTGATCTGTATTATGAATCCCTAGAGTAAATAGTTCCTTTTACCAGAGGTTGTTGGAATGTGGAAGAAAGGACACAGCTCCTGGTCAATAATTTGTTGAACCGtctgaaaaatacaacaaaatagcTTACATGAATATCGACCAAAGCGTCAGGTTTGTTTTGCTGAAATAAACAATGTTTCCTTAACCAAATCAGACAAAGAAATGTCTTATTTGGGAACTTAAAGGCACACAGAGTGTACACATGCTAACACAACATGACTTACCAGCTTAGTAGTTTTCAGGTCTATGGAAGGCACACAGAGGCTCTGATTGAAAACGTCTGCTGGCCTTTTTGAATATGAAGTAAATAACACGGCACTGAAATCATTGGGACAGCTTTCCACACACACCTACAGgtagtgaaaaaacaaagaatttatGTCACAATTATAACTGTGACACACAGAGTAATGTATACAGCCCAGCATCATTAGAAACAAAAAATCAAGTTGTCTTCTCTACCTGTGTGGTTGGACACTGAAAGCCATTAAGAGCCGTTGCCATGACATTAACAGATGTGGCACATTTAAGGAAGTCAAAGTAAAACAAGTTGGGTCGGTCTCTGCGAAAGGGAAGACAGCAAAGAAgagttattttgattttgtatttataaCATGTAGtacattaaatgaaaagtcaAGTATGATTAAATTACTTATTTGGTCCAGTGCCACAGAACCATCCAGTTGAGTTTCTTGGATAAAGAACATGTCTGGGATCTCCATAGAGCCAAgctgatagaaaaaaaacaaacacattgaaaCAAAGATAAGAAGTCAGTGACCTAAACGATACCAGCACTCACTAAATGACTGATTACAGATTGACGCAGGAGATATGGGCATTCATCCTGGTGTGACACGTACTTCTGTCACCCTGCAGACTCTGTGATCTGATAAGGACATTTCAGCCTCGGTACGActataaatgtttgtttttacttaataaacattttaaccAAAGTTTAACAGTCTATTATTCTTATTAGGTCACCAATTACCAAACACCtccaaaataaatgatgttttgaGCTATGATAGAAATATTTACAGTGGAAAAATACAGATttggaagaagtattcagatcttttacttcaccacactgtgaaaatactccttcaaaagtaaaaattctTATTCTCTTATTTAAGtaaaaatgtatgcatgtgtcaTCAGCAAAATTAATGAAAGATAGTGTTTTCCTGTAATTCCTGATGTTCTTGGACTAATATTACAGCTAAATGAATATGTATGTTGCATGTTTCTGGTATAGATGGTAAGGTAATTTTAACCATTTTAGTCACTGTTGGAcagtttaatctacagcaatgcatcatattctgtAAGATCATCATGTTTGCAGCTTGGTTGTTTTGTGAGAACCACGTTCCTCAAAAAAATTACTGagctcattaaaacaaaatgatttcagaCTTGTGACGATGCAGTCgtgaaaaataacaaactaaagCTGCCTCTGAGATGCAGTGGagcaaaatggaaacactcaagtaaagAGGTATTTTGAATTTGTAATAAAGTACAGTTCTTTCATTTCACCGCTGGCAATAGAGATGAAATCTCTCATTTAGGTGAGCTTGTGGTGTATTAACGGATTATATCAGCTCGACCACAGGAGGGCGCAGCCTGTGTGACAGGATGAACATCTCTCTTGCTCCTGTGGAGTTTGATGTGAATGCACCTCTTGTTAATTGCTGAAAGCCTGACTGTAATATATggtaaaatgtaatatatcaCCAACAGGCGAGAGATGTAAATCCCTGAAAGAATTTGAGAGTTTCTTACATACGATGTAGTTAGAAGTAGAATGTTTTGTTAATGGGTAATCAATTCAGCACTTTATGTAAAAACACAGGCTGGTAGATTCTTTccatgacaacaaaaaacacctcagtTAACCAAACTGAGCTGCCAACAAAAAGTAAAccgggacacacacacacacacacacacacacacacacacacacacacacacatacaaggtGACCCTATTATCAGGACTCTCTGTTGACTCTAGATTAGAGAGCTGACCTGAGTGTTGGAATGAGTTTGATGACACGGCAATAAAGAGCCTCTGACTGGAAATagtttttttgcagtttaacacaataagaaaaagatgtacaacaaaacaagtgattATATGGAATGATGACATATGACTAAAGCAGAATCTAGGAGTAATATGTAAATCTACAAGTTTGGTTTACATTGGTTGTAAGAGTAGCGGGGCTTCTTTACGAAGAAGAAGGTGCATCGTGTTTAAGTTGTTGAGCAAGACAAAGAGGCATTTAAGTTGTCTAGTGGCATTAAATATACAGTTCAGGTTACATTTTGCTCATTAAGAAACTAATAAACTATCCCAGCTAACATACATGCTATTGCTTATCCATGTTAATATCTATGTCATCACTAATccaagagagcaagagagcagCTGTCTGGTTGCAATGGCAGTGACATACGATTATTAACCGcactcctgctctctgtttgaGAAAGAAAGTTAACcattaaaaaggaagaaacagtGACTGGAGGGAGGCATTAAGTCTGAGAAGCATCAACTGGGGGGGGATGAACAAAGCCATAGTGTGAAGAAGAAAGCCAGAAACGATCTTTGTGGTTTTGATAGAAACTCTTGACAGTTGTGAGAGCATCATCACTTTGTCAGCTAGGCTGCTGTGACTTTATAGAAAAAATTTGGTTAAAGCAAGTATTATAGCCCTTCTTAGCACTATGTGAGTATGTAGATGTGCAGGtaggtgtgtttttctttttacaaggCTAGCTGTTCCCCTGTTCCCAGTTTTTCTGCtgagctaagctagctgtagCTTCAGGTTTAATGAGCAGTTAAGAAaatggtatcaatcttctcatgtAACTCAACAAGAAAGTAAATACACGTATTCCAtgtttttcaagaaaaacagcagaaagaaatAGTTTAGTTGAATAAACAGCATGGACAAGAAGGGCccagagaggagaaggtggaAAACAATGACTGATGATTATATGATTATCAGTGAGAATCAAGAGGCCCGTGTTGGTGTTAAGTTACTCTCACCTAAAATCCCAACTGCTGCATAGCCAACGATGACCGCCATAAACAGGATACAGCAGATTATATCAGTGCACCCTCtggagaagaagggagagacAGCGGCTGTTTAGAGTGAGCACACTGAGCTTTTGAATTCAAATTTGCCTTGAGGGTGACAAATGTGATTCCAGCAGTCAACAACTAGGCAAACAAATCCTCAGAGTTAGTCAGTGAGAAACACATTCACCTTTTCTTTATGGGTCCATTGAATTGTGGATCAAACTCAGCAGGTTCTCCtgggaacagaaaacagtgagaCAGCAAATCAGTGGATTTAGTTTCATCAAGGCTTGTCATACAAGGTAAATTAAGCTCGCCCAAACAATTataagttctttttttaattgtgtgttttttttaatctattttatttttaactatttttgTACTCTTCTTTTCAGCATAAACACATGTTACAGTAACACATGTCATGCCAGCATACATGTATTTAAGTACATGCGCACACACGAGGAAACATGCAATCCCATTACAGTTAATAGTGATGCAACAAATAAACATCTGAAGAGAAAtaagggaaaataaaaataacaattccAAAGTCAAATAAATTACTTTCACACCTTATAACTCCAACAAATCAGCCTTTCATCAGCATATctaaataagtaataaataagTCTCAAAGTCTGCCATTTCAcattcaaatatgttttgttaTCTCAGATAGCACTTTTTGGGCAGCAAAAGTAGGTATACCAAACACCTTCCATGATGGCAACCTTTAAAATAAGGACTGAAAAGCAAAACCTGAGGTTCAGCGTCcagactgacataaaaaaatcagGTCCGGCCTACAGTTTCACCCATATGTTAAAGTAAATTCCCTGACAGAGCAGAGGGATATGGCATCTATTGTCTGTTGAGTGCAAAACAAAGAGTAATTTAATGCTGCTAAACATAGTCCTCACATGCAAATTGAATAATATGGATGTCAAATCTGACTCAAATCTGATTCAAATCTTACTCAATCGTTAACCCAGGTATTATTTTGAAGATAACACTAGtaacacttgaaaaaaagaacaatgagATGATCTTTTGAAGAGCTCTAAGATCCTGCTGCATTCAA
This window of the Acanthopagrus latus isolate v.2019 chromosome 3, fAcaLat1.1, whole genome shotgun sequence genome carries:
- the slc44a4 gene encoding choline transporter-like protein 4, whose product is MGKKEENEPDSEYGEPAEFDPQFNGPIKKRGCTDIICCILFMAVIVGYAAVGILAWLYGDPRHVLYPRNSTGWFCGTGPNKDRPNLFYFDFLKCATSVNVMATALNGFQCPTTQVCVESCPNDFSAVLFTSYSKRPADVFNQSLCVPSIDLKTTKLTVQQIIDQELCPFFHIPTTSVLGRCLPNIADLGKIPGYFAEVPGLPSSINDTASIIKNGTGDVVNGFNAREIGVRIFEDFASSWPWILVGLLIAMVVSMLFLLLLRFTAPVMVWVLIIGLLGAGAYGIWHCYWEYENHRQNSATISEIGFTTNFQVYLQVQETWLAFLIIVSVAEAIILLTVIFLRTRILIAIALIQESSKAISHMMSALLYPLVTFALLLVCVAYWGATALYLATSGNPIYRVVALNSSTSRCQSINGTENCNPQNFTSSAYPDCPSASCIFIKYNDEGLFQRNIFNLQIYNAVAFLWCVNFVIALGQCTLAGAFASYYWAFSKPGDIPMFPLSASFIRTLRYHVGSLAFGSLILTLVQVVRIILEYIDHKTRSAQNPCARFLMCCLKCCFWCLEKFIKFLNRNAYIMIAIYGKNFCVSAKNAFKLLMRNIVRVVVLDKVTDLLLFFGKLLVVGGVGVLSFFFFSGRILLPGSTFRSETLNYYWMPIITVIFGSYLIAHGFFSVYNMCVDTLFLCFLEDLERHDGSLQKPYYMSKNLMKILNKSNKTAKTDRKKK